One window of Thermocoleostomius sinensis A174 genomic DNA carries:
- a CDS encoding CO2 hydration protein produces the protein MVTISSPSTHPLASIIHRIESGEALLPDSPSNVVEVVGVLKSYGVVLDAYQRNLTYIAEHQFLVLFPFFKYFNGDVTLPKLLKHWWHDRINYEYAEYCMKAMFWHGAEQVDRYLDSEEFKQRAIAAIQAKVRNNLFLQGLGRLFPEFALEQVRLLVYYSILGQFWNVMSRMFLELSDRYDRGEIQTIPQVVEHILQGLVAAAKQPITYAVPIQQVSYEIIPESVGLTFLMDAAVPYVEAVFFRSFPFFGTVSYNAQAGQVPKEQSGFAYGALFADALPIGGAGIPPTLLMQDMIHYLPDYLQDIYLQGLRGQDDLRVKICLSFQKSMFCVTTAALLGLMPYPRTTTDSEQQKANRAYLESWMDRLLHTQLLNVQ, from the coding sequence ATGGTCACGATCTCTTCTCCGTCTACCCATCCCCTGGCTAGTATCATTCACCGCATAGAGTCGGGTGAAGCACTACTCCCTGATTCTCCTAGCAATGTGGTAGAGGTAGTGGGGGTGCTCAAGAGCTATGGCGTGGTTCTGGATGCCTATCAGCGCAACCTTACCTACATTGCTGAGCACCAGTTCTTGGTGCTATTTCCCTTTTTCAAATACTTCAACGGAGACGTGACGTTACCCAAGCTGCTGAAACATTGGTGGCACGATCGCATTAATTATGAATACGCTGAGTACTGCATGAAGGCCATGTTTTGGCATGGAGCAGAACAAGTCGATCGCTATTTGGATAGCGAAGAGTTTAAGCAGCGGGCCATAGCTGCGATTCAAGCTAAGGTGCGAAACAATCTATTCCTACAAGGACTGGGGCGACTGTTTCCAGAGTTTGCCCTTGAACAGGTGCGGCTGCTGGTTTACTACAGCATCTTAGGACAGTTCTGGAATGTGATGAGCCGTATGTTCTTGGAGTTGTCCGATCGCTACGATCGGGGAGAAATTCAAACCATTCCTCAAGTCGTCGAGCATATCCTACAGGGATTGGTCGCCGCTGCCAAGCAACCCATCACTTACGCAGTGCCAATTCAGCAAGTGTCCTATGAAATTATTCCGGAATCTGTAGGGCTAACGTTTCTTATGGATGCAGCCGTTCCCTATGTCGAGGCGGTATTTTTCCGTTCTTTCCCCTTTTTTGGCACAGTGTCTTATAACGCTCAAGCGGGTCAGGTTCCCAAAGAGCAATCAGGGTTTGCCTACGGTGCTCTCTTTGCTGATGCCTTGCCCATTGGTGGGGCCGGAATCCCGCCAACCCTACTGATGCAAGATATGATTCATTACCTACCTGATTATTTGCAAGATATCTATTTACAGGGCTTACGGGGTCAAGACGATTTGCGCGTCAAAATCTGTCTTAGCTTTCAAAAATCAATGTTTTGTGTGACAACGGCGGCTCTACTAGGATTGATGCCCTATCCGCGTACTACAACTGATTCAGAGCAACAAAAGGCTAATCGCGCCTACTTGGAAAGCTGGATGGATCGACTTCTGCACACGCAGCTATTGAATGTTCAGTAA
- the petH gene encoding ferredoxin--NADP reductase — MYIPSAAGGTPNTDYGNRLFVYEVEGLRQNSETDKMDYEIRRSGNVFITVPYSRMNQEMQRITRMGGRIVSIRPVTADNTANGKAVSSDTGSSNVQSAEPTKPMAQAKEKSAKAAKADVPVNTYRPNAPFIGKCISNEPLVQEGGIGIVQHIKFDLSDGDLRYVEGQSIGIIPEGQDDKGKPHKLRLYSIASTRHGDDVDDKTVSLCVRQLEYKHPETGETVYGVCSTYLCNLQPGADVKITGPVGKEMLLPPDEDANIIMMATGTGIAPFRAYLWRMFKDNERAVNPDYQFKGFAWLIFGIPTTPNILYKEELEELQAKYPDNFRITYAISREQQNSEGGRMYIQHRVAEHADEIWNLVKDEKTHVYICGLKGMEDGIDEAMSTAAEKEGINWKEYQRSIKERWHVETY, encoded by the coding sequence ATGTACATTCCAAGCGCAGCGGGTGGTACTCCCAACACAGACTATGGCAACCGTCTCTTCGTCTACGAAGTGGAAGGCTTGCGCCAAAATTCCGAAACGGACAAGATGGACTATGAAATTCGGCGGAGTGGTAACGTCTTCATCACCGTGCCCTACTCGCGCATGAATCAGGAGATGCAGCGCATCACTCGAATGGGTGGTCGAATTGTCAGTATTCGCCCGGTTACAGCAGACAACACAGCTAACGGCAAGGCAGTTTCCTCTGACACAGGGTCGTCTAACGTGCAGTCAGCAGAACCAACCAAACCTATGGCTCAAGCGAAGGAAAAATCGGCAAAAGCAGCAAAGGCAGATGTTCCTGTTAACACCTACCGTCCCAATGCTCCGTTTATTGGTAAATGTATTTCGAATGAGCCGCTAGTCCAAGAAGGTGGGATCGGCATTGTTCAGCACATCAAGTTTGATTTGTCAGACGGTGATCTTCGTTATGTGGAAGGTCAAAGTATCGGCATCATTCCCGAAGGTCAAGATGACAAAGGGAAACCCCACAAGTTAAGACTATACTCGATCGCCTCGACTCGTCATGGCGATGATGTGGATGACAAAACGGTGTCGCTCTGTGTTCGTCAATTAGAGTATAAGCATCCTGAAACGGGCGAAACCGTCTACGGCGTTTGCTCGACCTACCTCTGCAATCTTCAGCCTGGTGCTGATGTCAAAATCACAGGACCAGTTGGTAAGGAAATGTTGCTCCCACCTGATGAGGACGCCAACATCATCATGATGGCAACTGGTACTGGCATTGCTCCGTTCCGTGCCTACCTCTGGCGCATGTTTAAGGATAACGAAAGGGCGGTTAACCCTGACTACCAATTCAAGGGGTTTGCTTGGCTCATCTTTGGCATTCCAACAACACCGAATATTCTCTATAAAGAGGAGCTAGAGGAACTTCAAGCGAAGTACCCGGATAACTTCCGGATCACTTATGCGATCAGCCGAGAGCAACAAAACTCAGAAGGCGGCAGAATGTATATTCAGCACCGGGTAGCTGAACATGCTGATGAAATTTGGAATCTGGTGAAGGATGAAAAAACACATGTCTATATTTGTGGGCTGAAAGGCATGGAGGATGGCATTGACGAAGCCATGTCAACAGCCGCTGAGAAGGAAGGCATTAATTGGAAAGAATACCAACGATCGATTAAAGAACGTTGGCATGTTGAAACCTACTAA
- a CDS encoding phosphoribulokinase, with amino-acid sequence MTSKPDRVVLIGVAGDSGCGKSTFLRRLTDLFGEETMTVICLDDYHSLDRKQRKVAGVTALNPKANNFDLMYEQVKALKNGEEIMKPIYNHETGMIDPPELIKPSPIVVIEGLHPMYDERVRELLDFSVYLDIDDEVKIAWKIQRDMAERGHSYEDVLAAINSRRPDFNAYIDPQKQYADAVIQVLPTNLIPNDTERKVLRVRLIQKDGVEGFEPAYLFDEGSTIDWIPCGRKLTCSYPGIKMHYGPDNYYNNSVSVLEVDGQFDRLEEVIYIESHLSNTSTKFYGELTELLLKHKEYPGSANGTGLFQVLVGLKMRATYERLVGSEAKMAAKAVSN; translated from the coding sequence ATGACCAGTAAGCCAGACCGCGTGGTATTAATCGGTGTTGCCGGAGACTCCGGATGCGGCAAATCCACCTTCCTGCGTCGCTTAACCGATCTGTTTGGCGAAGAGACAATGACTGTGATCTGCCTAGACGATTACCACAGTCTGGATCGAAAGCAACGTAAGGTCGCTGGAGTGACTGCGCTGAACCCAAAGGCCAACAACTTCGACTTGATGTATGAGCAGGTCAAAGCGTTGAAGAATGGCGAAGAAATCATGAAACCGATCTATAACCACGAGACGGGTATGATTGATCCGCCGGAACTGATTAAGCCCTCGCCCATTGTCGTTATTGAAGGGTTACATCCAATGTATGATGAGCGGGTGCGGGAACTCTTGGATTTCAGCGTTTATCTTGACATTGACGACGAAGTCAAGATTGCCTGGAAGATTCAGCGTGACATGGCAGAGCGCGGTCATAGCTATGAAGACGTATTAGCTGCCATCAATTCTCGCCGCCCAGACTTCAATGCTTATATTGATCCGCAGAAACAATATGCCGATGCGGTCATTCAAGTGCTACCAACGAATCTTATTCCCAACGACACCGAACGTAAGGTACTGCGGGTGCGCTTAATTCAAAAAGATGGCGTAGAAGGGTTTGAACCGGCCTATCTGTTTGATGAAGGCTCAACAATCGACTGGATTCCCTGCGGACGCAAGCTGACCTGCTCCTACCCTGGAATCAAAATGCACTATGGACCTGACAACTACTACAACAACAGCGTATCGGTGCTGGAAGTAGACGGGCAGTTCGATCGACTGGAAGAAGTGATCTATATTGAAAGCCACCTCAGCAACACCTCCACTAAGTTTTATGGTGAGCTAACAGAACTGTTGCTGAAGCACAAAGAATATCCTGGCTCTGCTAATGGCACTGGCTTGTTCCAAGTGTTGGTTGGGCTGAAGATGCGAGCAACCTACGAGCGCTTAGTGGGTTCTGAGGCAAAAATGGCAGCGAAAGCCGTTTCTAATTAA